One Candidatus Poribacteria bacterium genomic window carries:
- a CDS encoding helix-turn-helix domain-containing protein produces the protein MLKRYWRSFQLTFEDRSTAIGYEVKRPNRETVVRVNFPLKSPIEGKTLNSIEEALNLEGVKSFQWLPSIAWNISKDGTFYKYHADPNQDITIPNQLTRREKFLYALLKLNHALPKTILIDWFKTDTAVESHISRLRKKIKPLGEHIRFKEKTYILENTGKNKINKS, from the coding sequence ATGCTAAAGCGTTATTGGCGAAGTTTCCAATTAACCTTTGAAGATAGGAGTACTGCTATAGGCTATGAAGTAAAACGACCCAACCGCGAAACAGTTGTCCGCGTCAATTTTCCCCTAAAATCGCCAATCGAAGGCAAAACACTCAACAGTATTGAAGAAGCACTTAATCTCGAAGGCGTGAAATCCTTCCAATGGTTGCCCTCAATAGCCTGGAATATCTCTAAAGATGGAACATTTTACAAATATCACGCCGACCCAAACCAAGACATTACCATCCCCAACCAACTCACACGCAGAGAGAAATTTTTATACGCACTCCTAAAACTCAACCACGCCCTACCCAAAACAATCCTCATAGACTGGTTTAAGACGGACACAGCAGTTGAATCCCATATCTCCCGTCTACGCAAAAAAATCAAACCACTTGGCGAGCACATACGATTTAAAGAAAAAACCTACATATTGGAAAATACTGGCAAAAATAAAATTAATAAAAGTTAA